The DNA sequence CGGAATATGTCCATACGATAAACGGTTCAGGGCTTGCAGTAGGCAGGTCACTTGTGGCAATATTAGAGAATTATCAGCAGGCAGACGGAACAGTAATAATACCTGAAGCTCTCAGGAGCTACATGGGGGGCATGGAAAGGATCACATGAAGCCTGGATTGATTCGTAACTGGATAACATAGTAACTGAGAACGTCAGAAATGGCTTTCTGCAAGGCGGATGACGAAGGAAACCGGAGGCGTACTTTTTAAGATTTCCTGAGGAGTCCAACGCCGCAGAAAGTCATTTATGACGTTCGTAGCCTAAGGAGGGGTGGCCGAGTGGCTTAAGGCGACGGTCTTGAAAACCGTTGTGTGATGAGCACCGT is a window from the Nitrospirota bacterium genome containing:
- a CDS encoding serine--tRNA ligase, with product EYVHTINGSGLAVGRSLVAILENYQQADGTVIIPEALRSYMGGMERIT